In the Pithys albifrons albifrons isolate INPA30051 chromosome 3, PitAlb_v1, whole genome shotgun sequence genome, one interval contains:
- the FRS2 gene encoding fibroblast growth factor receptor substrate 2 yields the protein MGSCCSCPDKETVPDNHRNKFKVINVDDDGNELGSGIMELTDTELILYTRKRDSVKWHYLCLRRYGYDSNLFSFESGRRCQTGQGIFAFKCARAEELFNMLQEIMQNNSINVVEEPVVERNNHQTELEVPRTPRTPTTPGFNAQSLPNGYPRYPSFGDASSHPSSRHPSVGSARLPSVGEESTHPLLVAEEQVHTYVNTTGVQEERKNRSSVHVPLESKLSNTEVTKVKEDQMCTDDRDAQVLLEPEGVKFVLGPTPVQRQLMERQKLEQLGRDQVSGSSTNNTEWDTGYDSDERRETPSGNKMVYENINRLSIPSASGVRRGRLTSTSTSDTQNINNSAQRRTALLNYENLPSLPPVWEARKLSRDEDDSLGPKTPSLNGYHNNLDLMHNYVNTENVTVPASAHKVEFTRRRDCTPTVFNFDIRRPSLEHRQLNYIQVDLEGGSDSDNPQTPKTPTTPLPQTPTRRTELYAVIDIERTAAMSSLQKALPRDDGTSRKTRHNSTDLPM from the exons ATGGGTAGCTGTTGTAGCTGTCCAGATAAAGAAACTGTCCCAGATAACCACCGAAACAAGTTTAAG gttATTAATGTGGATGATGATGGTAATGAACTGGGTTCTGGCATAATGGAACTTACAGATACAGAACTAATTTTGTACACCCGTAAAAGGGACTCTGTAAAATGGCACTACCTCTGTCTCCGTCGCTATGGCTATGACTcaaatcttttctcttttgaaagtGGTCGAAGGTGTCAAACTGGACAAG GAATCTTTGCCTTTAAATGTGCACGGGCAGAAGAGCTATTTAACATGTTACAAGAGATAATGCAGAATAACAGCATAAACGTGGTAGAAGAACCAGTAGTGGAAAGGAATAATCATCAAACTGAGCTGGAAGTTCCAAGAACCCCTCGAACACCTACCA CTCCTGGGTTCAATGCACAAAGTTTACCCAACGGCTATCCCAGATACCCATCTTTTGGAGATGCTTCATCACATCCTTCCAGCAGACATCCTTCTGTTGGAAGTGCACGCCTCCCCTCTGTTGGTGAAGAATCAACACATCCTTTACTTGTAGCAGAAGAGCAA GTGCACACTTATGTCAACACTACTGGAgtacaagaggaaagaaaaaatcgATCAAGTGTGCATGTGCCACTGGAATCAAAGCTTTCAAACACTGAAGTAACTAAGGTGAAAGAAGATCAGATGTGTACTGATGACAGAGATGCTCAGGTTCTTCTGGAGCCTGAAGGAGTCAAGTTTGTTTTAGGACCAACACCTGTTCAAAGGCAGTTAATGGAAAGACAGAAACTGGAACAACTCGGGAGAGATCAAGTtagtggcagcagcacaaacaaCACTGAATGGGACACTGGGTACGACAGTGATGAACGTAGAGAAACACCATCTGGTAATAAAATGGTGTACGAAAATATCAATAGGTTATCAATCCCTAGTGCCTCAGGGGTCAGGAGAGGTCGCTTGACATCAACCAGTACCTCAGACACCCAGAACATTAACAACTCTGCTCAGAGGAGAACTGCGCTGTTGAACTATGAGAATTTGCCATCCTTGCCTCCTGTTTGGGAAGCCCGCAAGCTGAGTAGAGATGAAGATGACAGTTTAGGACCAAAGACCCCATCTCTGAATGGCTACCACAATAACCTAGATCTAATGCATAATTATGTCAATACAGAGAATGTAACAGTACCAGCAAGTGCTCATAAAGTAGAATTTACACGACGTCGGGACTGCACCCCAACAGTCTTTAACTTTGACATTAGGCGTCCAAGTTTAGAACACAGGCAGCTCAACTATATACAGGTTGACTTGGAAGGTGGCAGTGACTCTGACAACCCTCAGACTCCAAAAACCCCCACCACTCCACTTCCGCAGACTCCAACCAGGCGCACAGAGCTGTATGCTGTGATAGACATTGAAAGAACTGCTGCTATGTCAAGCTTGCAAAAAGCACTGCCCCGAGATGATGGTACTTCTAGGAAAACTAGACATAACAGTACTGACCTGCCTATGTGA